The following coding sequences lie in one Homalodisca vitripennis isolate AUS2020 chromosome X, UT_GWSS_2.1, whole genome shotgun sequence genomic window:
- the LOC124368910 gene encoding poly(rC)-binding protein 3-like isoform X7, with the protein METDKTFPSDDPNVTLTIRLIMQGKEVGSIIGKKGEIVKRFREESGAKINISDGSCPERIVTVTGPTSAIFKAFSLICKKFEEFQELQNGGGGGGGPRPPITLRLIVPASQCGSLIGKGGSKIKEIREVTGASIQVASDMLPNSTERAVTITGTSDAITQCIFHICCVMLESPPKGATIPYRPKPPVAGPVILAGGQAYTIQGNYAVPTHGDVSSPCLPLGPLYPPAGLCDPLLKNGHLQAALPPQHLAAAVEMGGGPLAGLAALGLGGLNTANTGLNPAALAALAGSQLRTNNPNRNQQNTNQQTHEMTVPNDLIGCIIGKGGTKIAEIRQISGAMIRISNCEERDGGATDRTITITGNPDAVALAQYLINMRISMETAGMPMPGYHYIAPNHIVKAPIH; encoded by the exons ATGGAGACTGACAAGACATTCCCAAGTGATGACCCTAACGTCACCCTGACCATCCGCCTCATCATGCAGGGCAAG GAAGTTGGCAGTATTATTGGCAAGAAAGGAGAAATTGTGAAGAGGTTTAGAGAAGAA TCTGGGGCCAAGATCAACATATCTGATGGTTCATGTCCAGAACGTATAGTAACTGTTACTGGACCTACTAGTGCTATCTTCAAGGCATTTTCCTTGATCTGCAAGAAGTTTGAAGag TTCCAGGAGCTGCAAAATGGTGGTGGGGGAGGTGGCGGTCCCCGGCCCCCCATCACTCTGCGGTTGATCGTTCCAGCGTCGCAGTGTGGATCCCTGATAGGCAAGGGTGGTTCCAAGATCAAGGAAATCAGAGAGGTGACTGGGGCCAGTATCCAGGTGGCTAGTGATATGCTGCCTAACAGCACCGAGAGAGCTGTCACAATCACTGGCACCAGCGATGCCATCACACAGTGCATCTTCCACATCTGCTGTGTCATGCTCGAG TCGCCACCAAAGGGAGCTACAATTCCATATCGGCCCAAGCCCCCAGTAGCTGGCCCTGTTATCTTGGCAGGGGGTCAAGCCTACACCATCCAGGGAAATTACGCTGTACCCACACATGGGGATGTAAGTAGCCCCTGTCTGCCCCTGGGACCTCTCTATCCCCCTGCGGGCCTGTGTGACCCACTGCTCAAGAACGGACACCTGCAAGCTGCTCTGCCCCCACAACACTTGGCCGCCGCTGTCGAA ATGGGCGGGGGACCTCTGGCGGGGCTTGCAGCTCTTGGATTGGGAGGACTCAACACGGCTAATACTGGGCTCAACCCTGCAG CATTGGCAGCATTGGCTGGCAGTCAGCTAAGGACCAACAACCCTAACCGAAACCAACAGAACACCAATCAACAGACCCATGAGATGACAGTGCCCAATGATCTCATTGGCTGCATCATCGGCAAGGGTGGAACTAAGATTGCAGAGATAAG ACAGATTAGCGGTGCAATGATTCGTATCAGCAACTGTGAGGAGCGTGATGGTGGAGCCACAGATCGCACCATTACTATCACTGGGAACCCAGATGCCGTAGCTTTGGCACAGTATCTCATAAATATGAG
- the LOC124368910 gene encoding poly(rC)-binding protein 3-like isoform X6 — protein sequence METDKTFPSDDPNVTLTIRLIMQGKEVGSIIGKKGEIVKRFREESGAKINISDGSCPERIVTVTGPTSAIFKAFSLICKKFEEFQELQNGGGGGGGPRPPITLRLIVPASQCGSLIGKGGSKIKEIREVTGASIQVASDMLPNSTERAVTITGTSDAITQCIFHICCVMLESPPKGATIPYRPKPPVAGPVILAGGQAYTIQGNYAVPTHGDMGGGPLAGLAALGLGGLNTANTGLNPAALAALAGSQLRTNNPNRNQQNTNQQTHEMTVPNDLIGCIIGKGGTKIAEIRQISGAMIRISNCEERDGGATDRTITITGNPDAVALAQYLINMRISMETAGMPMPGYHYIAPNHIVKAPIH from the exons ATGGAGACTGACAAGACATTCCCAAGTGATGACCCTAACGTCACCCTGACCATCCGCCTCATCATGCAGGGCAAG GAAGTTGGCAGTATTATTGGCAAGAAAGGAGAAATTGTGAAGAGGTTTAGAGAAGAA TCTGGGGCCAAGATCAACATATCTGATGGTTCATGTCCAGAACGTATAGTAACTGTTACTGGACCTACTAGTGCTATCTTCAAGGCATTTTCCTTGATCTGCAAGAAGTTTGAAGag TTCCAGGAGCTGCAAAATGGTGGTGGGGGAGGTGGCGGTCCCCGGCCCCCCATCACTCTGCGGTTGATCGTTCCAGCGTCGCAGTGTGGATCCCTGATAGGCAAGGGTGGTTCCAAGATCAAGGAAATCAGAGAGGTGACTGGGGCCAGTATCCAGGTGGCTAGTGATATGCTGCCTAACAGCACCGAGAGAGCTGTCACAATCACTGGCACCAGCGATGCCATCACACAGTGCATCTTCCACATCTGCTGTGTCATGCTCGAG TCGCCACCAAAGGGAGCTACAATTCCATATCGGCCCAAGCCCCCAGTAGCTGGCCCTGTTATCTTGGCAGGGGGTCAAGCCTACACCATCCAGGGAAATTACGCTGTACCCACACATGGGGAT ATGGGCGGGGGACCTCTGGCGGGGCTTGCAGCTCTTGGATTGGGAGGACTCAACACGGCTAATACTGGGCTCAACCCTGCAG CATTGGCAGCATTGGCTGGCAGTCAGCTAAGGACCAACAACCCTAACCGAAACCAACAGAACACCAATCAACAGACCCATGAGATGACAGTGCCCAATGATCTCATTGGCTGCATCATCGGCAAGGGTGGAACTAAGATTGCAGAGATAAG ACAGATTAGCGGTGCAATGATTCGTATCAGCAACTGTGAGGAGCGTGATGGTGGAGCCACAGATCGCACCATTACTATCACTGGGAACCCAGATGCCGTAGCTTTGGCACAGTATCTCATAAATATGAG
- the LOC124368910 gene encoding poly(rC)-binding protein 3-like isoform X5, which translates to METDKTFPSDDPNVTLTIRLIMQGKEVGSIIGKKGEIVKRFREESGAKINISDGSCPERIVTVTGPTSAIFKAFSLICKKFEEFQELQNGGGGGGGPRPPITLRLIVPASQCGSLIGKGGSKIKEIREVTGASIQVASDMLPNSTERAVTITGTSDAITQCIFHICCVMLESPPKGATIPYRPKPPVAGPVILAGGQAYTIQGNYAVPTHGDVSSPCLPLGPLYPPAGLCDPLLKNGHLQAALPPQHLAAAVEISKMGGGPLAGLAALGLGGLNTANTGLNPAALAALAGSQLRTNNPNRNQQNTNQQTHEMTVPNDLIGCIIGKGGTKIAEIRQISGAMIRISNCEERDGGATDRTITITGNPDAVALAQYLINMRISMETAGMPMPGYHYIAPNHIVKAPIH; encoded by the exons ATGGAGACTGACAAGACATTCCCAAGTGATGACCCTAACGTCACCCTGACCATCCGCCTCATCATGCAGGGCAAG GAAGTTGGCAGTATTATTGGCAAGAAAGGAGAAATTGTGAAGAGGTTTAGAGAAGAA TCTGGGGCCAAGATCAACATATCTGATGGTTCATGTCCAGAACGTATAGTAACTGTTACTGGACCTACTAGTGCTATCTTCAAGGCATTTTCCTTGATCTGCAAGAAGTTTGAAGag TTCCAGGAGCTGCAAAATGGTGGTGGGGGAGGTGGCGGTCCCCGGCCCCCCATCACTCTGCGGTTGATCGTTCCAGCGTCGCAGTGTGGATCCCTGATAGGCAAGGGTGGTTCCAAGATCAAGGAAATCAGAGAGGTGACTGGGGCCAGTATCCAGGTGGCTAGTGATATGCTGCCTAACAGCACCGAGAGAGCTGTCACAATCACTGGCACCAGCGATGCCATCACACAGTGCATCTTCCACATCTGCTGTGTCATGCTCGAG TCGCCACCAAAGGGAGCTACAATTCCATATCGGCCCAAGCCCCCAGTAGCTGGCCCTGTTATCTTGGCAGGGGGTCAAGCCTACACCATCCAGGGAAATTACGCTGTACCCACACATGGGGATGTAAGTAGCCCCTGTCTGCCCCTGGGACCTCTCTATCCCCCTGCGGGCCTGTGTGACCCACTGCTCAAGAACGGACACCTGCAAGCTGCTCTGCCCCCACAACACTTGGCCGCCGCTGTCGAA ATAAGCAAGATGGGCGGGGGACCTCTGGCGGGGCTTGCAGCTCTTGGATTGGGAGGACTCAACACGGCTAATACTGGGCTCAACCCTGCAG CATTGGCAGCATTGGCTGGCAGTCAGCTAAGGACCAACAACCCTAACCGAAACCAACAGAACACCAATCAACAGACCCATGAGATGACAGTGCCCAATGATCTCATTGGCTGCATCATCGGCAAGGGTGGAACTAAGATTGCAGAGATAAG ACAGATTAGCGGTGCAATGATTCGTATCAGCAACTGTGAGGAGCGTGATGGTGGAGCCACAGATCGCACCATTACTATCACTGGGAACCCAGATGCCGTAGCTTTGGCACAGTATCTCATAAATATGAG